tctcttctttctttccaGAATCTTTGCTACATTTTCTTGCTTCACTCGGATTCCGCCAATCACtcgattccttttgcattttctACTTCTATCTGGTAAGCTTCCTTATTCCCATCTCTGGTATTGGTGTAATGCTGCTTGCTTCCTTGCTTTGGCTTTGCATGTTTTGCTTATTGATGTGAGTCATTCTGTATGAACTGTATTCTTGGTAGCGTTTCAGCGTTAGGTGAATAATGTAGGGGGTTTACCATCTTAGGATTTTGTCTTTCTGACATTGTTTCGATGGTTATAGCTATTGAATAGGTAGATTTTAGCTTCTTTGACAGTGATGTCATAGTTTTCTGGTAGTGCTGCCGACCTCCCTACCTTTTAGACTGATCTTGGGTGGTGCCCCACTGTAGGTATGGTCCAGCGTCCTGTTGTTAGAGTCGTGAGGCCGGCTGCGTATGACCGATACGCGTGGGTGACCTCGGATGTAAAGGAAACCCCGAACCAAATGTCGTTGGAGGAGCTTACCAAGTTTCGGCAGAATGAGTACCTTTGTGGTGGGACTGACGAGGAAGTTAACTATGAGGTCTTCGTTCCTGCCGACAACGAAAGGATCTACGAGCTAAACCTGCATGCTCCCCGTGTTCCCGAGTGGATGTGGTTGTACAAAGCCATGCATGTTCACTCGCTTGGGAGTCCGGCTCCCCTTTTCCCCCTTCCAGATGGCACTATTGAACCGTTGTGACGTGGCGCCATCGCAATTGCATCCAAACAGTTGGGCCTCTATTCGCTGTTTTGAGATGGTCTGCGGTCATCTGGACTTGCCGGTCTCCGTGGAAgtgtttttatttctttttaccTTAACAAATCCTTCGAAGGAAGGGAAGGCCAAAAAGGGTTTCATGTCCTTCCGGGCTGCCCAAGGTCGTAggatttttagtgtttttgaGGATTCTTATCATGGCTTTAAAGACAAGTATTTTAAGGTCCGCCCAGCTGAAGGTCGGCATCCCTTTTGGTTGACCTTAGAAGAGGAACGCCGGATTCCGACGTACTGGAGTTTTGGAGCGGGGGCCAACTCCTTTACGAAGGTAACCTACAAGGGGTTGTCCCCCGTGAACAAGAGGGCAGCCGACGTCTTGTTGGCTATCTTTGGAAAAAACTTTATTAACCCCATCTCCTTATGGGTGACCAGGATATGGCCAGGAGTTACATACGTGAGTGTCCGTTCTTTCGATTTATTTGTGCTTGTGATGTTTTTATCTTCCTGTTTTAATGACTAACCGGTTTTTGCGTGTCATTGTAGTGTCAATGTCTGCCGAGATGACCGGTCTTGACTCACTTTTCAACACCTTTTTGGCCGGGAGTGACTACGACTCTGCCACCCCTGCTCAGGAAGCGCAGGCGCCTCCGGAGGATACCCCTAACCCGGAGGTTCAGTCTCAACCCTCCCAAGGGGAGGCAGCTGGCACCAGCGCTGGGGCGGATCCTCCCCTCCAGGTGGCAGTTGGACCGGAAGATCGGGTGGAGGTGGACTTGGACGAGGATGAGGTCCATGTCGTTGAGAACCCGAAGAAGAGGAAACCTTCCTCCAGTCCCGAGGGGGCTCTCACTGTCATTATTTATCAATTACGTTATGACAAATCTGGttattaaaaaagattaaaattgaCTTAAATATACACAATATTATTCcatgtcttttatttttatttttattttattttcataaaaaatcatATACATATTATAAGAGAACATCATCTTTTTATTACCAACGGTTCTTCCATTCAATAGTTTCTATAAAAAACAAATGGATGCTTTTGTTATTTTCAGTTCTTTGGTATGTATGGACTGACGTATAATAATATTGTGTTTGGCAAGAATATATGAGATTTTAAAAGGTTGAAGTATATGTTTAGTCCTTAACATATTCGTAGATGAAGTGCAGAGTAGATAAAAAGATAgctaataaaagaataaatggTTAAAGCGTCCTCAATATTAACAGTCGTAGTGTATGATAAGTgttctataatttttttgaatttaattgtttctttattattatatgttattCTGTTTAATTTATGCTAAAAAGACTTAAGATAATCATCTTATCGTAGTAGTGTAAAAGTTGTAGGTGATATATTTACTTTGTATGCTCTTAAATCTCATATCTTTGATAAATATTTGTGattgattaattattaaaataaattagtttaatatatattatatattttatttaaattataatagtgagtaaatattttttttcaaagtaaataatgcaattttttcataaaaataacgTTTGAATAATTGTGAAATTAGATTATACCACAAATGATGATAAATATCTTAGCATTAAATCTGCTATAAAACAAACTTCTACGAATATTATGTTGTATTATataattagttatattttttctattttcaatcTACATTATTTAGattgaaatattttaaaaaaaattatttaatttttttaaaattattaaatcaaatccattacaactaattaattaaattgattaaatatataaatatcttataatttaatataatttaatgtATATAGATACATGACTTTTGCaattttactatttattataataaattttagaaataatttttataaattataatttatttttattatctgcatattcaatttttaaaaataattttttaattttttacttataaatagattattttttactttaatatataaaatttttattgcgTAATtcattttaacaaaaataaactaatttatgaaaatttaaatttaaataaattatctataaaattatatgaaaattcaattatataaaatttaatagttTCTTTCAAAACATATATGTTAAAGTACTGTCTATAAACTTAATCAGTGTGAggagtcatttaatttcttataAAATGCATTTGGAACTCCGACATATGTGAGGAGATCAATCCTAAAGGGGCAGTTGTAGAACCAACCATCATATCCATTAGCATTTGGAACTCCGACACCCCATTGAACTTTCGAGCAGATTGCCTTATCTTTAAATCTAATGTCGACTACAGAGATGAAATCCGATGGAGAGAGGCTTTTGAACTCACTCATATCACCATAGTATTCTGCCTCGGTCCAATCATCCGGGTACTCAAGAAAGTTCTTCTCTTGATAATCCGCGACTTCCTTGTTTACTATAAGTGGGAAACAATCCGCATAAAACTTTCTGAATCCCCCCATGGATGATATTAAGCTTTTGATATCTTTCCTGTTGGTTGCAGGCCACACAGATGAACACACATTTTCCCACAAACTTTCTTCTTTTGAAATGGAACAAAACGCTGCACAGGTACATGCTGCACTAGCTAGGGTAGGGCCATCAAGACGTCGTAATATGTCGTAGAAGAGATCACTATTCAACGAAGGGATGCTATCAACCGGCACGACTGACATTGCTATAATCCGCAACCTGTCAAAGGCGCACAATCAAAttgcataataataataatagaaaaaatgaagGAACCTGCATTctcttaaataataaaaaaaattaactaaaaatttattagttGATAATCAGGCATATAAAGGTAGGACTATTAAGACTTAGTTCATCTGAAAAATTTTATAGCTATAATCTATAGTTATCCCCATCTTGTAATCATAAGACCTCAACATCATAGCATTATAATAGCATGAACATAACTTAATATCGTCATTAGAACTTAAGGGTTTGAAATAGAAACATCAATCAAACCAAGAGATTTACATCATTTTCCAATCATTTCTAACACATGCCATGGCCAAATTCTGAAAGAAAGTTTCCTAAAAACATGCATATATACCTACACAACACAGGAGATCAAGTGAATATCCGCAAATCCAAAGTTAACATCTTAGAACTTAGAATATCAAAATAACTTTTTCAGAGATACTCCAAATCTAATCTTAAGTTCCTATAAACATAGGTTTCCAACATATAGAAAAtttatgagaaaaaaaaaaacaggaaGTAGTGCTCATCTCATATATGTAATTTCCACTCACTCCCTTAAAGTATATACTATAATTCACAGCCAAGACAAATGAGTTCTTTCTAAAGATTGGGATGGCAAAAGGGGTAATATAAATTCTAAATTGTGTTTGATAAGTGTCTTAGGACAAAATATTCAGAAACATTGAGACAATAGAGACAGAGACAGGACGAAAAAAGAAAAGGTCCCTGTTCCTAGTGTATCTAATAACAGGTTAAAGGAGAAGAAATTAAATTGTCCCTAGTTTACTGGGTACAAAAAATGAGCAAAACCAAATTTAAAGTGCATAAAAAGAAAATTCAGAACAAATCaaaccaaaaagaaaatgtaTATAAAGAacctttttactttttaaattttttcatatACAAGGTTAAGACAGCACAAGCACCTAGTGTATCTAATAACAGGTTAAAGGAGAAGAAATTAAATTGTCCTTTTGATAACAAAGTTAAGTCTTTTTCTATTAATAACAAACTGAGTAAATTGAGTATATATAGAGCGAGCTATTAGTCCAAGGACTAGctttaaatatattttgtaGCACGATAGAAGTTTGGTAAGAACAACAATAAAATGATAACAATACTATTCTTATTCATGTTTATATAATTGTAGTTATTCACTGAAATTCCTATATGAAGAGAAGTATTTGAATTTATGTATGTTTCTTCTGCACATGTTCTCTTACATTATATTTGATGCTATTTAGGATCTTTCATGTGCCTttgttaaatatttatttttctttttgtttttcatccATTGAGAGATTCAATCAATCGATAATAAATTAACAAGAAGATAGAATAagcaataaaattaattaagcaAATAACTTTCATCAGACTCAATAACTTAGACGTTCTGATCCTGATATATGGTAGATAGCTAGTTATTAGTACTAGAGTTAAGCTATTTCTATTTTCTAACTTTATGGAAAAACTCTAATAAAGCAGGGAATGAAGACAATCGATGCACATGATTCGACTGAAATTAAGCTGAGCTGAACCTTAAGGCTCTCAattgataatgttaagtgtgtAACAGAGTCCCAGGAAAAGGATGGTTGGGGACCTTATTTCAAACAGTTACAtccataatattattaaaaCTAAATCAAACTGAATCAATCAAATAacttttttcatttatttactCTAACTATCAATTTCAATATAAAGCacacaataaataaaaaaagtagtACCTTCAAATCCCTAACTCTAAATAGCAACAATTAACCCCAATTAAAAGAAGATTAGACAAATTCTGAATCAAAATAACGTGAATCAAAATTCTGAACCAAGAatgaaagtaagaaagaaagatCAATGTAGAAGAACGAACCAGTGAGGGGAGAGGCCGCGATAGCTCAGATTGGCGCAGGGGGAGGAGGGTTTAAGGGCTTCACACACCATGGAGGAGATGGGAAAGTTCGACGCCGGTAAGAGAAGGACGGAGGGCAGCCGCGCGACTCCACAACCACACAGAGGCGCAGGGTGGATAGGAGATTAGGGATTTCACGCACCGTGGATGAGGGAGTATGGATTTCAGGCACTGTGGAGGAGAGTCGAAAACACGACGCTAGACAGAGGAAGATGGATCAGCGACAAACCGTGGAGCAGCAGTGCCATGGTTTCGTGCGCTACCAATCTCACTTCGCAGGTTTCTGCAATATTGGGGGAAATTATTGGTTATAAGATTAAAAAGAAGgcaaaataaaaattgaattatgatAAGGATCCAAATTAGCGGCATTTCTTGATGCAGTCGCCACGGATGGTGCGGCACATGAAGGGTTGGTGCTTCTGCAGACATGTTTTGCGGCGGTGAGTTGAGCGGCTGGCAATTTTTGGCCGGTATGGTCCGTGTCTGTTGTAAACTTGTAGTGATAGTtaaatatattatctattatatatacaattattagaataaacaaacaaatatataatttaattttaatttaaactaaaaattaaataaattatataaaaaattgcaactaattttgtttctaatttttttataagtttaTTTGAAAGTAAAAATTTTTCTATAACTACTAACATCAccgataaaaaaattataaatttctataaaataaaaaatatatataattcgtGGGTTTTGGCAGATTTCGGTGGGTGAGGCGGACAAGCTTTTCTGCCGGGCCAAGCAGTTTTTGTCAAGGccatttttttacaaaattcagtGATGTTATTGATCTACAAGAGGATAAAAATGATAATCGAAGATATTCTAAGTtatattttggattatgttttatatttgattgattataaatttgaaaatgtttaattatattttttggacaatatttgttttgttttggaCAATGctagttttattattttgttttaaaaaatttagtttataattatgtttattatatatttataattataaagactttaatatttgtgaatttagaaattatatttttttatatctttagaaattataaatttattgaaatggctgtgaaattatatatattgtttaatatttaatgatttataaaaaaaaagatttggcGGGCTTGGCCCGCTAATCCGCCAGCCTACCGTTAGGCAGGGCGGAGGAAGAATTTAGGACCGCCTCACTAGGCGGAGCGGTCCAATCCGCCAGATGACGGACTTTTGGCAGGACAGGGTGGGTTTCCCCGTTTTTCACCCCTAATGGAAACACGGACACAAGTACCTGTCCCATAAAACTTATTAAATACACGtgaatataaaattactaaCTTATcgtaatttatatataaataaatccATTTCTTGAATTTAGTTACCCTAATTCTTGCCTCCAATTTGAATTCTTTCTTGTCACACTCTCATGAGTACCCATTATCATACCTAACTAGCAACGGAGATCCAATCTAAGCTGATTTGAGAGGGGACACGTGGACTTCATCTGCATTGGATGACCTTTAAGGTAATAGACCTAAGTTGGATTTGGAACCTAACAATTGGCCTTTAAGGTTGATCTTACTTTACTTACATTCAGGTCTCACTAGACCCAAATATatcttaaattaatattttgagtcATTATTATAACAAATActatactatttaatattataacacTTAGTATATGTAAAAGTTGaatatatttacaaaaattttttaattcaaattaaaaaataaattatttttttagtttcaaatattatttactaatataacaaaaaaaataaaaataacaataatcactcacataattaaaatagataatcctaatatatacatgacactacatatatcaaaaattattatttataataaataattttttttctgtaatgactatttatataatttattgaacaattttttcatcttaatatttaatgaatttaacattcaaaatattatttaacgtataaaataaataacttaagtCATCATCTAAGATAATAAGTATAGTAGTATAAATATCTACTTATTTATTAACAGTGAAAAATATGTAAATAGTATAAATTGATATTCTTttaatataaaagaaataataaaagttattaattaagttaattacataattaaaaaattatgagtaatttttaaataataataaaaaataagatcattatttttacatattacaaaatttatgaaaaaattttggataataaatcaatcctcaatAGATTATACATTAGTtctatcaaaaaaataaataattaatacattaaatattattatttatgtactaatataatatatattatcgattattaagtttataattaattttcaatccaatttttggtaactaaaatttaaatgattgaaattattaaatgttgaatattttgtatctaaccaattttatttttgttattgaaattaaaaaaggaTGAGTTGTTAatcaattctaaatttaaatttatatttgagtaaaaaaataaaaaatattttaaattttatctcattaactataattaattttaagataaaaaattattttatacatcATACATATTGTAGGATAATATGGTCATTTGCTATTTTTTAATGGCAAATATTGTCAAAAAAATAGTGTAAGAAATTAGAAGGAAATGTATTTACTAGTTCaagaaatattaatttatttttcaatagaataaattatatattgaataacaaaagttgttattagttttttttcACACTTATTAATACTCAACAATAGTGTTTCGGTACATTATATTACCAAGAAATATTAATCGATCTAATAACTTTTGTAATGATATaagtttataaattaaaaaatttaaaaatcatttCATCAAAAGTGAACTTTCAACAAGTAACAATGTTGATCATATTATTttgacttaaaaaataatacgaTATCAACAAATAAAATTGTCTCACGTAAATttcaacaaagacaaaagcttaTAAGTATTGCTATTAATGAGaaattaatctattttaaagaccaatacaatttttttctacAGATTTTTTAACTCGACAAGTCGAGAATTAATCCACCACATATTGATACTCTATTTATTAAGGGTTTGCCGTTAATTAATGGATTGTTATACACACAATATGAGACTCGAATTCCAAATATTTGTTTAAACGGACAAATAAAATGACCATTCAACcaatttaaattgattaaaacaaatattaattatttttaatatttttaaattataaaatatttataataattactatatatattttttatttaatatttaataaaaaaattttatataattttatgtattagtCAACATACACTAGTTAATTCCAAAAAACTGAATAACAAGAGTAACtacatgagagaagagagacaCTAAAAAATCTAGAGATGTTTATTGGGATAACACCAAACAGGAGGACAGAAAAACTTGACATCCCGTAATATTCTTCGAAAACTTTTATCCTTCAAGTCGAAGATGCCAATGTCACGTGTGGAAGGAATGTCTGTTGATTTCAGCTCTATTAAGTCATCCGTGTAGTAAATTTGATTTCCTTTACCTAGAAAATTGGTAGGTAACATCTGGACGCTGGAATTGAGTCCGATCAAAACTATGAAATTCCCTAAACTATGTAATCTTGACCATTTTTTGGAACCTTTTCTCAATTCATAGATATCAAATTTCTTTGTCTCGAGTTCCTTCTCTGTGCCCCTCAATGTACCAAAATGTCTTACCAACATCAGTATGTTTCCATTGTCACATCCAATCAGATACTTCAGCTGAAAAGTGGATGCGGTAAACCCAGTCGGAGGTGCAGCGTAGATTCCTCCCATAGTCCCTGATTCTGTGTTTGTATCAAATTCGTATAGCTGGCCATCATAGTCTACTGCATATATCTTCTCTTTAAAAAATATGACATCTTCGAAGTCTATGTTTCTTGTGAAGTCTGACCATCTCTTATTGTTAGGTTTGTAAAAGGCTAATCTTTTGAGCTGTCCATATATAGCCACCGCCATAAAATCTTTGTTATCATTGTTAGGAGCTGAATTTATGACCACCTTCCAAACTTGGATCTTGTGCATACCATCGCGGTCTAGGCTAGAGATTTTGTCGCGAAAATCCCAAAAAATATATTCATCGTCTCCAGGATTATACTCAACTATATTGGGAAAAGTTGACAGTGGAGGAAGATCGAAATGCATCTTTGTAAATGGGTTTAACATTTGCATCATACCTTCGGATATTGTTAGGGTGATCAACCATCCATAACAGGAACCACGAATGAGGATGTCCAGCATCTGCATACCTGGCAGCATGGCATGGTAGACTCCCTTCTCTTCAAGAACCTTAGTCTCAAGTGTGTCTTCATCGGTAACAGGTAAATGCATCAGACTGTAGATCTCCTCCTCTTCATCAAAACTAGCCTTGAAAGTTTCTTCAGGTAACAGTAACCACGGAATTTCGTTGCTTACAAGTTTGAGGTTCCATTCCTTGCAAACCAGTGGAAGTGGGATGTGGTCGTCGTAGGAATGGAACCGCTTTGTAATTTCGTTCAATATGTCTGGATGGATGTCTGCCCATCGATCAATCTCACCCATGATTCAGATCTCAGAAGAGACGCCTAAACCAGGGTTTCTTTTTGCTAGTTACTGAACAAAACCTCTATATATATTAGGGCTTGTTTAGATAGATTTCTTTCaagaaagattttttttaaaattaattttttaaagatcttataagaaaataaaattaattttatatttagatatctcattgtaaaaatatttatttatttattaattatatttggacatatttttttttaaaaaatcttataaaaaataaaaataattttatatttagatatcttatttttctttttatttattaattatgtttggacataataatataaaaatatttgtttatttatttgttatgtaaaaaatatttttttaagaaaacaaaatctttaaaaaaatatctaaattgcaacttctcatttttttatttttattattaaaaatttactaaattcactaaaaaaattattttttaatattataattttaaataagttaacagattttataaaaattataatcttttgatattttacctatttaatttatttttttaattgaaaaaataaatacaaaaattttacaATGATAGTTTAATCTGCAACAATTTGAGTTGCATCAAATacaaaaagtaaattaaacttttaatctaatgctttaaaaaatatatatttaaatattaaaaaactaattaatagAATAGATTAGAACTTCTAATCATTACTCAAACTTTAGTACTTGCAAGTTGCAACAAGCACCCGTGAAATTGTTAAAAATGCGCATGGACCTGTTAGTTGGAAGCAGCACGAAATAAGTAAGAACACATTAAAGTCTAAGTGTGTTTCAAACTTACAAAGTTACAATCacttaaaaagtttaaaattacaTTGAAGACGATAAATATGTTTTCTTCATCTTGCTACAATATCCCATCAAAATTACTGAATTTGGAATTCATATGATGTGTACCAAacatttttttctaaataaataaattaaatttcatatttatttttatatgtatatttttaaatatttatatttccATACACTATTAATTATGTCGCTATCACTATAATAAAATGGTGAATCCTACCCAACCCCTTTCAAAATAACATGTCatgtgtcaaattttaattGGTCATTATCTTAACCATAATtgggttattttgtaatttattatttgagaTGGTAATGatataatttcttaaaatatcaaaatctcACTTCCGTTAATTGAAGCACATTTCCATTATATTCCTCAATTCTTTCTTCATCGCGCACCTTCGATCCTTTCAAGCATCGCCGACGACGTCATCGCCGTCGCCGTGATAAGAAGCGCTGACGTCGTCGTCATCTAGCCCTCTCACGCAATCTCTCTTTTTAGAGTGCATCATTCTTTAGTTACGTCGTTGAATTCCCTCTTTTTGCCGTGGATCCCACCTTACTAACATAATTAATGGTTAGTTTAGTTattacattttttattaaaaaaatatctttatttttttggtgacttaaaaaaatatctttatttaattacataatagaacatatatttatatataaaatataatataataaaataaatttatttagaatacttaaaatataattaaaatcatgaacatataaatataatagtaaaatttGTACTCTAAACAAGTAAATATATGCTTTAtcatacataaattatttaaaaaaattgaataaattgttagaattaataacaaaaatttaaaataataaaatctaactttcttaccatattttttataatatcttattcttttagtttttaatttattagtactttattatttaattaatgattaaataaattatttttatgagatattatttttttaatatcttaaaAAGAAGACTAatataacaatttaaaaaaataacgtaaaaataatattttaaataaaaaatatttaatattaaaatttttaaatacaaaaataaattgtataaatatttaaaagataaatataaaatacatgtctAAAATAAATGAAACATATAAA
The genomic region above belongs to Arachis stenosperma cultivar V10309 chromosome 5, arast.V10309.gnm1.PFL2, whole genome shotgun sequence and contains:
- the LOC130981531 gene encoding uncharacterized protein LOC130981531, coding for MGEIDRWADIHPDILNEITKRFHSYDDHIPLPLVCKEWNLKLVSNEIPWLLLPEETFKASFDEEEEIYSLMHLPVTDEDTLETKVLEEKGVYHAMLPGMQMLDILIRGSCYGWLITLTISEGMMQMLNPFTKMHFDLPPLSTFPNIVEYNPGDDEYIFWDFRDKISSLDRDGMHKIQVWKVVINSAPNNDNKDFMAVAIYGQLKRLAFYKPNNKRWSDFTRNIDFEDVIFFKEKIYAVDYDGQLYEFDTNTESGTMGGIYAAPPTGFTASTFQLKYLIGCDNGNILMLVRHFGTLRGTEKELETKKFDIYELRKGSKKWSRLHSLGNFIVLIGLNSSVQMLPTNFLGKGNQIYYTDDLIELKSTDIPSTRDIGIFDLKDKSFRRILRDVKFFCPPVWCYPNKHL
- the LOC130979800 gene encoding F-box protein At2g27310-like, which gives rise to MVCEALKPSSPCANLSYRGLSPHWLRIIAMSVVPVDSIPSLNSDLFYDILRRLDGPTLASAACTCAAFCSISKEESLWENVCSSVWPATNRKDIKSLISSMGGFRKFYADCFPLIVNKEVADYQEKNFLEYPDDWTEAEYYGDMSEFKSLSPSDFISVVDIRFKDKAICSKVQWGVGVPNANGYDGWFYNCPFRIDLLTYVGVPNAFYKKLNDSSH